From the genome of Aliarcobacter lanthieri:
AAATTTAACACTATCAATGAAAAATATAACTCTTTATTAAAAGAGTTAGTAAATCTAAATTCAAAAGATGAATCACTAAATACTCAAATAAATGAGTTAAATCAAAAACAAATCAATGATAATACAAAACTAGAAGAAACAAAACAAAAATTTAATAAAGCTCTTGTAGAAAATAGTTTTACTTCAAAAGAAGAGTTTGAAAAAGCACTTTTACCAAAAGAGTTAAGAGAAGAGTTATCTTTTGTGTGTAAAGCTCTTGAAGAAAAATATACTCAAATCCAAACTCTAAAAATAGACACAGCAAAAAAACTATCTGAACAAAAAGAGTTAAACCTAACAGATAAAGAACTTCAAACTTTAAATGATGAATTAAAAGAGTTACAAACTATTATTGATGAACTTCAAAAATCAATAGGAAGTTTAGAAAAAGAGCTTGAAATTAATGCAATAAACAATAAAAAACATGAAGATAAAATCAAAGAGTTAGAAAAGAAAAAAGAAGCCTTTAAAGTATGGATAAAACTAAATGAAATGATAGGTTCAGCAAGTGGAGATAAATTTGCCAAATTTGCCCAAGGTATTACACTAGACCAACTTATCTATCTAGCAAATAAACATCTACAAATATTAAGTCCAAGATATGAACTTCAAAGAAGTAGTGATTCAAGTAAGCTATTAGAAATAGAAATAATTGATGGTTTTCAAGGCGATGTAGTAAGACCTGTAAGTACGCTTTCAGGTGGTGAAAGCTTCATAGTAAGTCTTTCTCTTGCACTTGGACTTTCAGCACTTGCAAGTCAAAAAATAAGTATAGATTCACTTTTTTTAGATGAAGGATTTGGAACACTTGATAGTGATAGTTTAGAGTTAGCACTAAATGCACTAAATCAGTTACAAAGTTCAGGGAAAATCGTAGGTGTGATTTCCCATGTGGAAGCACTAAAAGAGAGAATTCCATTGCAAATTAGGGTGATGCCTAAGGGTGATGGGACGAGTGTTTTAAATTTAAATTAGAAAGGTTTTTATGATATTTAAAAATATTAAGGTTGAAAATTTTAAAGGATTAAAAGATATATCTTCTCCATTATCTAAATTTACTTGTATAATTGGAGAGAATAATGCTGGAAAATCAACTTTTATTCAAGCTCTTTTACTTTTTATAAAAGGAACTAAATTAACAAAAGAAGATTTTTTTGATACTTCAAAAGATATCCTTATCTCTGTAGAAATTGATAATATTAGAGAAAAAGACTTAGAGCTAATTGATGAAACTCATAGAGAAAAATTTAAAAGCAATATTTTATTTGATGCAGATGGAAAAGGTTCTATTAAATTAGCTAGAAGATACTCAAAAACTGATTATAGTTCTAAATTAAGGAATATAAAGTTTATTCCTAAAGACAAACGGTTTAATAAAAGTGATATTGATGAATTATTAAAAGGTAAAAAAGGTAATGAGATACCTATAGTTCTCGCTAAAAACTATCCAGAATTAGATGAAGAAAAAATTTTAAATGTTAAAACATTAACAAAAGCTAAAGAATTGATAAATAACTATATATCAACTCTCAATGATGATGAAATGGAAGAAAAAGATATCTCTTTAGATACTGGAATTAATAATTCTATCACTTCATTTTTTCCTGAACCTATTTACATTCCAGCTGTAAAAGATTTATCAGATGATATGAAAACTAAAGATAGTGCATCATTTGGAAAATTATTAAATATTCTTTTAGATGTTATTGAAGATGATTTAAGTGAAGCAAAAGGAGTATTTGATGAACTGAGAAAAAAACTTAGTAAAACATATGATAAAGAAGGAAATTTAAACCCTGATAATAGATTAGAAAAAGTTAAACAAATTGAAGAGACTATACAAAAGAATTTAAATCAAACATTTAAAAATGTTTCTATAGATTTAGAAGTTCCACCACCAGAAATTAAATCAATTTTATCTAATGCAAATATTATTGCAAATGATGGAGTAATAGGACCTATTCAGAATAAAGGTGATGGGTTTAAAAGAGCAATTACATTTAGTATATTAAGAAGTTATGTAGAACTAGCTAATTCTGAAGATTGGCAAAAGGATAAAGATAATTTTAAAGAAAAAGATAGGTTCTTATTTTTATTTGAAGAACCAGAATTATATTTACATCCTAAGGCTCAGAATATCCTTTTTGAAGCATTATCTAAAATTTCAAATGACCATCAGATGATTGTTTCAACACATTCTCCACTTTTCTTTTCTTCTGACGAAACAAAAACATTTATAAAGATAAAAAAGATAGATGATGCAGTTAAATCATATTCAAAAGTTTCTCATATTGATTTAACTGATATGAGTAAGAAAGATCAGTTTCAATTAATTTCTTTTGAAACAAGTAATCATGCCTTCTTTTCTGATAAAGTAGTTTTAGTTGAAGGAGATACTGAATTAATTGTTTTACCTCATATTTCAAAAACACTTAACAGTAAGTATGATTTTAAAAACAATTCAATAAGTTTGGTAAAAATAAATGGAAAAGGTAGTTTTAAGAGATATAAAGATTTCTTCAAAAAATTTGACTTAAATATTTATTTTGTAGCAGATCTTGACGTGTTACTAGATGGTTTTGAGAAATTAGAACCAAGTGAAGAAATAAAAAAAATTCATAGTGATTTATTATCTCTTATAAATGAAAAAGTTTCTAATGTAGAGATTCAACCTTTAGCCACAAGAAAATATAAAGATAAATTATCAAAGAGTATTAGTAAAAGTATTTATGAACAAATAAAAGATGCTAGAAGTATAGATGATAAAGAAAAAGTTTTGGAATTACTTGATGAATTATTTTCTTTTGAACAAAAAAAAGCTGAGCTATTAGTTTTACAAGATAAAAAAAATGAATTCCAAGATGTAGTTTCAAAAAAAAGAGAACTGTTAAAGCTTCTCAGAAAAAACAATATCTTTGTGTTAGAAGCAGGAGATATAGAGTCTTACTATCCCAAAGAAATAGCTCGTGATGATAAGCCTACTCAAGGACAAAATTATTGTGAACTAATTGATTCAAAAGAAAAACTTTTCAAAGAATACTCTATAATAGATGAAGATAAAATTGAATTTGAATTAATATTTGAACAAATATTTGCATAGGATACTAAAATGAAAAAAAGTCAAATGAGAGGTTATTTATATGAAATTTTTGTTTCACACCTTTTGCAAAAAAATGGTTTCCTAAAATGTACTCAAGGATCTCAACAATTTATTGATATGGGAATAATATCTAATGATGGTGAAATTGTAGGTCGTGGTACTCAACATCAAATTGATTTTATAGGTTTATATACTAGAAATATTCCTTTTGTATTTCCTATTAGATTACTAGGAGAATGTAAGTTTTGGGAAAAAAAAGTCGATAAATCATTTATAAGACAGTATATTGGTATACATAAGGATATTTCAGAAAACTATATCTCTTCTATGAGAGGGACAACAAATAGGTTTTTAGATATACCTGTTATTTTTTCAGCAAGTGACTTTGATAAAGAAGCAGTAAATTTAGCTTGGGCACAAGGTATTAATTTAGTTTCTCATTCTAGGTTACCAATATTAAAAAATATAATCGAAGTAATTAAGATAATTGTAGAAACTTTATATGATCATTATGATTATCAACCAATAAAAAGATTTGTAGAAAGATTTCTTAATGAAGAAGATATTGAAATTAGTGAAACTTATTTAGATTTTATAACTAGATTTATTGAATATTTAAATAATAATTTGACTATCTTTGATGTTGAGGATTTTGTAGATTCATTAAGTAGGTTACAGGATAGCAGAATCAATACATTTTTATTTGCAACGAATGAGAAAGGAATTTTAATTAATTTAATTAGTGAAGATACATTCCCAAATAAAGATGATGATTTTGACGTAGATTTTTTTGAAACAAATTCAGAAGATTGTATGATATATTTTGATGATGAGAATAGTGATGAAAATGGAGAAAGGGTATTTTATATTACTTTAAATAGAGACCCCTCTCAAAGAAAATTTTATTTTCAAGCAAATAATGCTTTATTGAGTAAAGATTTTCCACAATTGTCTTTAAAGGATAGAATGGAAAGAAAATTAGAATATTTCTCTGAACTTTCAATAATTAAAGAAGTAAATGGTTTGACAAGAATAATAAAATTAAATGTTAATCTTGAAACAGTTATGCATAATAATGTAAGATAATTATCTAAGGACATATATGAGTAATAATATATTATTTGAAAATTTTATTAAATATGGTATTGATGAAGATTTATCAAAAAAATTAGTAGATTTGGATTTGACAGTTTCTAAATGTAAAGCGTTATCCCAAAATGATTTAAAAAATAAGTACAAACTAAATGAAAATGAAATATCTATAGTAAAAACTTCTACAAAAAGACAACCAATTGATAAAAAAGTTGTTGATACACTATTAAAAAATAGCAATTATATATGTAATGTATGTAAAGGTGAAAAAAGTCATAGCTTTATAATTCATCATAT
Proteins encoded in this window:
- a CDS encoding ATP-dependent nuclease — protein: MIFKNIKVENFKGLKDISSPLSKFTCIIGENNAGKSTFIQALLLFIKGTKLTKEDFFDTSKDILISVEIDNIREKDLELIDETHREKFKSNILFDADGKGSIKLARRYSKTDYSSKLRNIKFIPKDKRFNKSDIDELLKGKKGNEIPIVLAKNYPELDEEKILNVKTLTKAKELINNYISTLNDDEMEEKDISLDTGINNSITSFFPEPIYIPAVKDLSDDMKTKDSASFGKLLNILLDVIEDDLSEAKGVFDELRKKLSKTYDKEGNLNPDNRLEKVKQIEETIQKNLNQTFKNVSIDLEVPPPEIKSILSNANIIANDGVIGPIQNKGDGFKRAITFSILRSYVELANSEDWQKDKDNFKEKDRFLFLFEEPELYLHPKAQNILFEALSKISNDHQMIVSTHSPLFFSSDETKTFIKIKKIDDAVKSYSKVSHIDLTDMSKKDQFQLISFETSNHAFFSDKVVLVEGDTELIVLPHISKTLNSKYDFKNNSISLVKINGKGSFKRYKDFFKKFDLNIYFVADLDVLLDGFEKLEPSEEIKKIHSDLLSLINEKVSNVEIQPLATRKYKDKLSKSISKSIYEQIKDARSIDDKEKVLELLDELFSFEQKKAELLVLQDKKNEFQDVVSKKRELLKLLRKNNIFVLEAGDIESYYPKEIARDDKPTQGQNYCELIDSKEKLFKEYSIIDEDKIEFELIFEQIFA